Proteins found in one Thalassomonas actiniarum genomic segment:
- a CDS encoding NADPH-dependent FMN reductase, producing the protein MKIIAFAASNHKKSINKQLVAYAAQLLTKSEVELLDLNDYELPLYSQDKEEELGHPQLAKAFLAKITESDGILISFAEHNGSYTVAYKNLFDWCSRIEPKVFQNKPMVLLSTSPGSMGASSVLATAIQSAPYFNGIVKASLSIPSFFDNFDSEKQQLKHQELDEQLKDAVSHLNHLK; encoded by the coding sequence ATGAAAATTATTGCCTTTGCCGCGAGCAACCATAAGAAATCCATCAATAAACAATTAGTGGCATACGCCGCACAGCTACTGACCAAAAGTGAAGTTGAGCTCCTGGATTTAAATGATTATGAATTACCCCTGTACAGCCAGGACAAGGAAGAAGAACTGGGGCACCCTCAACTGGCAAAGGCTTTTTTGGCCAAAATAACCGAAAGTGACGGCATACTCATTTCTTTTGCCGAGCATAACGGCTCTTATACCGTCGCCTATAAAAACCTGTTTGACTGGTGCTCCCGTATCGAACCTAAGGTATTTCAAAACAAACCTATGGTGCTGCTGTCAACCTCTCCGGGATCTATGGGGGCTTCCAGCGTACTGGCCACAGCAATACAGTCGGCCCCGTATTTTAACGGCATTGTTAAGGCCAGCTTATCGATTCCGAGCTTTTTTGACAATTTTGACAGTGAGAAACAACAGCTCAAACACCAAGAGCTGGATGAGCAGTTAAAAGATGCCGTCAGCCACCTCAATCACCTCAAGTAA